From bacterium, a single genomic window includes:
- the lysA gene encoding diaminopimelate decarboxylase has translation MALEYFDIQSPRLKIGSMDYAELIRQFSSPLYVYDAGILKTKYRKLRSAMPAHIDIFYAVKSNPNLSVIRTFAESGAGCDVASYGELLAMQRLHIAPQKIIFTGPGKTEREIEFAMNIGVMAFNCESDNEIVRIESIAQRLNKKIKIGIRVNTDFAIKETINIIGGTEAKKFGIDENKVVDVIRRHRKNPYVEFIGFHIFNASQVLDYRELSRNTENILRMAKHVVNETGINLQYIDIGGGLGIPYALNESELDVNALGKALSDLHSQYCQTPELVSARWILEPGRYLSGESGVLLATVTDVKESRGQHFIITDAGIHHFLRPALIHQNHPVFIANKLDQKAEYSYRVEGPLCTTLDCMASDVMLPKAEIGDTIAFFNAGAYGYSESMPFFLSHAIPAEVMVQDGHTKLIRRRIEPDEYLNYCIE, from the coding sequence ATGGCCCTCGAATATTTTGATATACAATCTCCCCGATTAAAAATCGGCAGTATGGACTACGCCGAGTTGATCAGACAATTCAGTTCCCCTCTCTACGTTTACGACGCCGGAATTCTAAAAACAAAATACCGGAAATTGCGCAGTGCCATGCCCGCGCACATTGATATTTTCTACGCTGTCAAAAGTAATCCCAATCTCAGCGTTATCCGAACGTTTGCCGAATCTGGCGCAGGATGCGATGTAGCATCGTACGGAGAGTTACTGGCTATGCAACGGCTCCATATTGCTCCACAAAAAATTATTTTTACCGGTCCAGGCAAAACCGAACGCGAAATCGAATTCGCCATGAACATAGGTGTTATGGCGTTTAACTGTGAATCGGACAACGAAATTGTTCGCATTGAATCGATCGCACAACGATTAAACAAAAAAATTAAAATCGGAATTCGTGTTAATACCGATTTTGCCATTAAAGAAACTATCAACATTATTGGCGGCACGGAAGCCAAAAAATTTGGCATCGATGAAAATAAAGTTGTTGATGTCATTCGCCGCCATCGCAAAAATCCGTACGTCGAATTTATTGGATTTCATATTTTCAATGCGTCACAGGTTTTGGATTATCGTGAACTTTCACGCAATACGGAAAATATCCTGCGCATGGCCAAACACGTTGTCAACGAAACCGGAATTAATTTGCAATACATCGACATTGGCGGCGGTCTTGGCATTCCTTACGCGCTAAACGAATCGGAATTGGATGTCAATGCTTTGGGAAAAGCATTGTCGGATTTACATTCGCAATATTGTCAAACACCTGAATTAGTTTCAGCACGATGGATCCTCGAACCCGGACGCTACCTTTCAGGCGAATCCGGCGTTTTACTGGCAACCGTGACCGACGTAAAAGAATCCCGCGGCCAACATTTTATTATTACCGATGCTGGCATTCATCATTTCTTGCGACCAGCACTCATCCATCAAAATCATCCGGTTTTTATCGCCAATAAATTAGATCAAAAGGCGGAATATTCGTATCGCGTTGAGGGGCCTTTATGTACGACTCTTGATTGCATGGCTAGCGATGTGATGCTGCCAAAAGCTGAAATCGGCGATACGATTGCTTTTTTCAATGCCGGAGCTTACGGATATTCCGAATCGATGCCTTTTTTTCTTAGTCACGCCATTCCGGCCGAAGTAATGGTGCAAGACGGACATACCAAACTCATTCGGCGACGTATTGAACCCGATGAATATTTGAATTATTGTATTGAATAA